The Candidatus Neomarinimicrobiota bacterium genome contains a region encoding:
- a CDS encoding septum formation initiator family protein — MNKSGTSRLDIGRVFGALKKVFLLVVAVFILGAFLFNNRGLVPWYKYAMERERIETELDSLKAEEVRLRNEIEKLKYAPEYLEKLAREKYGMAKEGEKVYKIIPEEEDKKQE, encoded by the coding sequence TTGAACAAAAGCGGGACATCAAGGCTCGATATCGGCAGAGTATTCGGCGCTCTTAAAAAGGTTTTTCTTCTCGTAGTGGCTGTTTTCATTCTCGGCGCATTCCTGTTCAACAACAGAGGGCTGGTCCCATGGTATAAATACGCAATGGAAAGAGAGCGAATCGAAACCGAACTCGATTCATTAAAAGCTGAAGAGGTGCGCCTGAGGAATGAGATTGAAAAGCTTAAATACGCACCCGAATACTTAGAAAAGCTTGCCCGGGAAAAATACGGTATGGCAAAAGAAGGAGAGAAGGTTTATAAGATCATCCCTGAGGAGGAAGATAAAAAGCAGGAGTAA